The Branchiostoma floridae strain S238N-H82 chromosome 6, Bfl_VNyyK, whole genome shotgun sequence genomic interval gcctaatcaACGTCAGAggtagaagcgactgtatatagtatttctataaacaaacaaacaaagcctaCCTTGGCAGCCTCGTACTTCTCGTCCACATCCTGCAGCCATGAGTGGAACTGCCTGGCCGTGAACCTGTCCCGTCCCTGCGGCTTGTCTTCGGTCCGCTGCTCCGGCGGGACGTTGTACACTTCCTCGTCAAGCAGGATTTTACAGGCGCTGAAGGGGACGCTCTGGTTGGCGTGGGCGCGCGCCGCCCGACAGTGCACCCTCAGGATCTCCTGTTCGCAGGACATGATCAGCTTTTCCTGGAGGAGGATGGAACAAACATGTTAAATTCGTTTCATTCCTGAGTAATGTGTACAGTAGCcttatgctagggtcacattttcaCCCTCAGGATCTCCTGTTTGAAGGACATGATCAGCTTTTCCTGGGGGAGAATGGAACAAGTATGTTCAATGCTTTGATTTCAGTAATATTTCAGCCTTAAAAACGACAAGAATAACGTGTgcctacaaagctggtgtgttaccttCAAGAGGAGTTATGACTCTACAGGTCGCTTGATGTTATTGAATAACATATTCGTAGTAGTGGTTAATATACACTTTATTAGAAACGGTTATATACACTTTATTAGAAACGCTTAACGTTGAGTGAAAGGCTTGCAATGCCTCTAGAGCTTTATGTCAGCTGTATACATGCGACTGCTACAAcagcccttcagcgtaacaacCAAAATTTGCAGGCACGAAAAACGGCAGCAACTGTTTATTATCACACTAAACAACCTGTCACAGGAACCTTTGCAAAATCTACCGCAAGTGTTGTTCAAACCTATTCAGTGAGGATGTacttgtacagtacagtacttgATAACATATAGTTCCATTCTACAACTTTTGGGCTGTCTGTTGTTTGAGTGTGCTCCTGTTCAGTCACTTACCCATTGGAAGGCTTTTCTTTACTCTAAATTAAGTCCGAATAATGTATATCTCACACTacagcagggttggacaagtccattagcctGATTGTTCCTGCTATAGCGTGAAGGCACAGTACCCTTGTCCCCCTGTTTTGAGCCCCTGTAACTTACCCTTTCCAGATAGTGCTCCAGGCGGATCTTGTGTCTGGCCTTCTCCTGTTCCACAAACAGGTCTGTCATCTCCTCGGGAAGGGAGGCCGGGGGAGTGTACTGGTGGGGAGGAGGGAAATATTGGGTCATTAAAAAATGCTCGTTATCAAATCTATCCACGAAAAGTGTCATCTGGTTGGTCTGTCACTGaacaatataatattatatatatatatatatataccaggTGTCTTTGCAGCAAGtaaataaagagacttttttccACAACCAcatctttattttcactgacgtTTCGGTGagtgtctgtcaccttcctcaattCACACTGTACTGCTTCACAGTGTACCGCAGCAATATGAGTCACTGTCATAgcttacagatgcagtcacaaaCGTTAATTATTCACATACATAAAGCGATTGATGTTTACTCATCTATTTAATAGTCTATCTAATATTCCATTTACAGCTGCCATGTATGTATCACACTTCTAAacgtttgggaccacatttTGATCATCTAATACCAGTACAAGAAATGCCTCTATCCATGAAATGTTACATTGGCTTGCTACAGACATTCAAAGAAGACTACCAAATCTAATACCAGTACAAGAAATGCCTCCATTACTGACGTGTTATCAAAATAAATCAAACGTGTCCTTACCATGGGTATGATGAGGCTCTTGGCTGGACTGCTGTGCAGCAGGTACGAACACTGGTACAGTAAGTACTCGTCGAAGCACTGTGGGGGCTTGGGGATCACCACTGACATGTTCTGCCTCCGCTCAAGAATAACTTTCCTGATGTTCAGGTACTCCCAGTACGGGTTGGGCTTCTCAGGGCGCGGGCGTTCGTAGGGCTCGTCGAGCGACGCAATGTTCTTGACCTTTAGAACCTTCCTTCTGAAGGGGTGGACGTTTTCGAGGCTGTCTTCGACCGACGTGGGTTGTCCTTCGATCTTGATGGGGCCTGTGCTCGTTTGCGAGTTGGAGTCTTCTTGTTGCAAGACAAGCTTTTCTGATGGGACTGGAGGAGTGGAGGCTTGAGATGACGTGGATTTCATGGACCTGGTTATTCTTTGGGGTTTCTGTTCGCTGTCTTCCTCTTGTTTCACGCTTGGACTGGAGGTTGTAGGTGGACGTGTTAAGCTGGGTGCGGACTGTGCTAAGCTGAAGGAAGGCTGCCCAGTTGCTGGTAGTGCTACGCTAGTGTTGGTGCTGCTACTGGTTTCGACACACACCGTCGTCACAACAGTCGTTTCCATGAGTTCTACACTGGTCACGACAACGGGGATGGTGGAAATGCTGGATGACGTTGAGATGAAAACTTCGGAAGGACCGGGAAGCAGTGTCTTGGCTTCTGTGATGGCTGGTTCTACTACAGATTCTTTACTTGCAGCAGGTTGTGTATCAGCTATGATCGGTTTAACTTCAGGCTTGCTTGGAACCGTGTGAGACGTGGTActaactgttacagatgtcgACACGACCATACCTATAGGTGGGATGGACAGGGCAGGTGGCTCCTCTTTCCTCGGTAATGTCGCAGGAATTGGCGTTGGAATTTCTGGTGTTTTCTTTTCTGGCTCTGTGGGCTTACTGGGTGGAGTTGGGGTGATGACATGCACGGGTATAGAGGCCTGAGGGGTCGGACTTCTTGCTAGATCGCTGTCGTTGGACAAAGCTCCTACTTGAGTTGGCTGTGATTTGGGTAAAGTCTCTTTTACTTGTAGTTGGTCTGAGGATGCTACTGGTTTCTCTTTCTCTGTGGGTGGTTCTACGACGGGCGGGGTTGTAACCACTGTTTCTTTCACGTCTGTTGAAGGTTCTTCTCGAGGGGAAGGCGTAGTCACCTCTACAGTCGTCGCGGAAGGCTTTGGTTCCGCGTCGCGTGCCGGCGGCCTCTCCGACACGATCATCTGCGCCACCTTTGGCTTGAGAAGCAGGGACTTCAGGTAGTCAGTGTTGGTGGGGGAGCTGGCTTGGGTGACGACGGGACCCGCGATCACGCCCTGAGACTTGGACGATGTGAACGCCATCGCACTGCTGGCGGTCGTTGTCGTGGCTAGCGTGGGAGATGTCGTGACCGGTACGGACGTTGTGGCTACAGTCTGCGAGCTAAACGTGCTGGTTACATTGGTTGACGTGACTAAAGTTGTTGGTCTGATCACAGGGCTTGGTGAAGAAGCGGTGGAAGATGATGACGACACAGAAACAGACGTCGACGATACGGCAGTACTGGCAGTGTAGGAGACTGTTGTCGTTGTAACCGTGACAGAAGAGACCACCGTGCTCACTGTCGTCACGCTTGCCTTCGGAACCGAACTTGAAGTTGTAGCTGTGGTGAAGCTTTCCGATGGGCTCAGACTCACAGAAGGGGTGAGTTGTAGAGTCGTCTCCTTACTGATATCCGACCTGCTTAGAGGAGACTTGTTGAAGGGTTCGACAAACCTGTCTTCAGCCTCCTTAGGCTCTACTAAGGAGCTCCTTTCAGGCAAAGGCTTCTCGCTCAAGTCTGCTTCGAGAGTCACGATAGATTCCGTCTTGGGAGAAACCTTGATGTACTTCTCCTTCATGGTTTCTGGTTCCTCTCTTAAGTACGATGGGATCGCAGGGAAGGAGAGTGTCGGGCGGTCCTCCTTCGGAGGAACTGCAGGTTTCTCCTTCTCTGGTTTTTCCTTCTCCGGCATCTCTGTGGCTACATTAGTACTTGATGCTGCATTAGTACTTGATTCCGGTGGTCTCTTTTCCTTCACTTTCAACCTGTCCTTCTCCGATTTTGACTTGCTTGAGACGTGCTTGGAACCCTCCCCCTTGTGTTTATCTGACTTGATCTTGTGAGGTTTGCTCCCGTCACCGTGAGAGTCTTTTCCGTCGATCTTAACTCTCTCTTTCCTCTCCCCATCTCCTCTAGACTTTTCTGCTTTCAGCAATAGTTTCTCCTTGTCAGTCTTGTGATGTTCTGACTTTGCCGCTAGCTCGTGCTTAGAACCCTCCTTGACCTTGTCAGGTCTTATAGAGTCCCCTTTGTCGGCGTCCTTCTTAATCTTTGGAATTCTCACGATCTTGAGATGCTTGGACTTGTCCGTCGTTTCTCCCTCGAAGAGATCAAAGGTTTTGAGCTTTTCAGGTTTGACGACACTCGTTTTGTCAGGCTTGAACAGATCCTGATTGTGGGAATGTGGCTTGTTTTCCACTCTCTTCAAGCCTTCCACCTTTGTTTTCTCGCCTTTTGAGTTATGCTTGACCTTGGTCACTTCCCTCACCTTGCTCCCGTCGACCTTATTTGTGACGTCCAACTTGGACTTGTCCCGCTTGGGACTGTCGAGTCCACTGCGGTCCGTTTTCCAAGGGAACAGCTTATCGTCTCTCGGACTCTCGGCACCTTTCTTCATCTCCTTCCCATGCTCTATCCTGTGCTTCTCTTTCGTTCTGTCTTTTGCCGGGCTCTCCTTTGACGACCCGCTTCTGTGTCTCTCCTTCTCCCTGTGTTTTTCAGTCCGGGGGCTCTCGTGGCCATGCCCACTCTTCTCCCCCTTGTGAGACTTGATCTTCTCTCTTGGTTTGTCTGTTGCCGGGCTCTCGATTCCCGACCGCTCGCTGTTGCACGAATCACTCCTTACGGACTTCTCCTGTGCCCTGTGAACCTTCGGGCTGTCCATGCTCGTCCTCTCGACCTGTGGGGAACCCTTCCCCCCTTCTCCCTTCCCTTCATGATGCTTCAACTTCTGCCTGTCACCCTTGAAACTGTCTGTGGACTGAAGGGACTCAGAACTGCTGCTCTTTAGTCTGTCTAGAGTGGCGGCTTTCAATTCAGCCTTGTGTTTTTCCGGCTTCAGTTTCTCTGTTGTCTTTGGCGAGTGTTTTTCTGACTTGACTTCCGAGGACGTCGACGACTGGAGAGATTCAGAACTGCTGCTTTTCAGTCTTTCCAAGTTGATGGGTTTAAGTTTGTCCGATTTGTGTTTTGAGACTTTACCTTGGTCCGAGGCGTGGGACGATTCTGACTTCGTTTTGTGGTGCTTCTGTTCGTCTTTGCGCTTGTGTTTTCCGGGGTCAGACTTAGAATTCGATTGGATGGAATCGCTCTTGATATTTGCATGTGGAACTTTCTGTGAGTGCTCTCCTTTGGCTTCCTTGCTCTTGTGCTCACTTTTGTGTCGTTTCTCCGCCTTTTCTAGTTTTAACCTCTTCTCTTCCGACCTATCGACCTTTGCACTCTTGTCCTCTGACCTCTCCCCTTTGGAACTCTTGCCCTCTGACCTTTCTTTGTGAACTTTCACCTCTGCCTTGTCTGTCTTTGAATGTCTTTCCTGACCATCCAACTTCTTTTCAGACTTCTCGCCCTTTGAGTGTTTCTCACTTGTTTTTTCCGTCCCTGCCTCGTGCCCTTCTGATCTTGACGTTTCCACTTTGGCTTTGTGTTCGTCGCCCTTCGACTTAGAATGAGAAGAATGAAGAATCCTGCCAAACACTCCTTCTTCAGCTTTATCCAAACTCGCCATCTTCTTCAGTTCTTTAAGCTTCTCCTTTTTGGTGGAAGCCGACAAGTCCGGCATAGAATGCCTCCGGATCTCACCCCCTTGTGGAGAATTCTTCCCCtcgttttccttttctttccgaATCTCCGACCTCCCTTCCGAATCCTTAGTTCTTCTATCGTCAGATTTCTTCCCCTCCGAGTTGGCGTGTTTGGACTTCTCCCTTTTCTCGCTGTCACGGATTTTGTCTCCCTTGATTTTCTTCTTCATCGTTCCGTCGGGCATCGTGCCGGGGATGCCCGACCTTTTCGCTAAGTGTTTATGCTTCACTTTAACTTCTGTGCCTGATTTTTCTTTGGTTTCACAAGATGTACTACTACCTCCAACACTGCTGGTCGCATCTTCATCTCTTTTCCTCTTCGTCCCCTTCTCGTGATGTTTCCCGTCCAACTTGGGCGTTTTGATGTTGCTATCGGAATGCAGCTTGGCTTCCTTTTTCGACTCTTTCTTGCTCTCTTTCCTTTCCACGCTCTCATCTCTCGAGACACTGCTGGACGCACTACTGACCTCCATCTCTGAGTCTGAGTCAAAGTGTCTTTCTGGCAGTGTCTGCTTGTGTCTGTGCTTTTCCGTAACCTCTGTCTCCACTTGGGAAGCCTTGGCGACCTCCTCGGTCCTTTCCGCGGGCTCCTGTTCTTTCCTACTCTCGCTACTCCTTGAGTAGGTTTTTAGAACCTTAACTTTGTCCCTGGGTGCTTTTTCCTTGCCGTCTTCACGGGGTTTAGGAAGCCGGCTGAGTCTTATTTCCGGGGTGCTTGAACGACTTCTGTCTGAGTCGCTGCTCTCAAAGGCGAACCTTCTGT includes:
- the LOC118417444 gene encoding ankyrin repeat domain-containing protein 11-like, whose translation is MMLGPKPGGKKDMKKAAKPGSSTPDHRGEDSSASEAEPATSTQKKEKPSSSKSHGSSRGDSKATKRKLFMVSNILDEGDEKKTPERKRKKTGDDASASTPSRPIPLSERQQLALIMQMTAAESGSPGRKGSPSGAGNDRRSSEPSSAKKKNDKVNKRNERGETPLHMAAIKGDADLLKQLIKQGAEVNAKDFAGWTPLHEACNHGYYEVAKMLLQAGANVNTQGLDDDTPLHDAASNGHPHQIVELLLKHGADPLQANTKGKTPIDVADNETVERLLKSETIASSSDSSDSLDVKSPTSPESLASLNDEAPTTGKKSGDRERKHAEGNEYSAEEAEPGGATKPKEAAERHRHPSKGEFSKSPARCSTKSPPSNIFEKIEKISAIKKEADRRFAFESSDSDRSRSSTPEIRLSRLPKPREDGKEKAPRDKVKVLKTYSRSSESRKEQEPAERTEEVAKASQVETEVTEKHRHKQTLPERHFDSDSEMEVSSASSSVSRDESVERKESKKESKKEAKLHSDSNIKTPKLDGKHHEKGTKRKRDEDATSSVGGSSTSCETKEKSGTEVKVKHKHLAKRSGIPGTMPDGTMKKKIKGDKIRDSEKREKSKHANSEGKKSDDRRTKDSEGRSEIRKEKENEGKNSPQGGEIRRHSMPDLSASTKKEKLKELKKMASLDKAEEGVFGRILHSSHSKSKGDEHKAKVETSRSEGHEAGTEKTSEKHSKGEKSEKKLDGQERHSKTDKAEVKVHKERSEGKSSKGERSEDKSAKVDRSEEKRLKLEKAEKRHKSEHKSKEAKGEHSQKVPHANIKSDSIQSNSKSDPGKHKRKDEQKHHKTKSESSHASDQGKVSKHKSDKLKPINLERLKSSSSESLQSSTSSEVKSEKHSPKTTEKLKPEKHKAELKAATLDRLKSSSSESLQSTDSFKGDRQKLKHHEGKGEGGKGSPQVERTSMDSPKVHRAQEKSVRSDSCNSERSGIESPATDKPREKIKSHKGEKSGHGHESPRTEKHREKERHRSGSSKESPAKDRTKEKHRIEHGKEMKKGAESPRDDKLFPWKTDRSGLDSPKRDKSKLDVTNKVDGSKVREVTKVKHNSKGEKTKVEGLKRVENKPHSHNQDLFKPDKTSVVKPEKLKTFDLFEGETTDKSKHLKIVRIPKIKKDADKGDSIRPDKVKEGSKHELAAKSEHHKTDKEKLLLKAEKSRGDGERKERVKIDGKDSHGDGSKPHKIKSDKHKGEGSKHVSSKSKSEKDRLKVKEKRPPESSTNAASSTNVATEMPEKEKPEKEKPAVPPKEDRPTLSFPAIPSYLREEPETMKEKYIKVSPKTESIVTLEADLSEKPLPERSSLVEPKEAEDRFVEPFNKSPLSRSDISKETTLQLTPSVSLSPSESFTTATTSSSVPKASVTTVSTVVSSVTVTTTTVSYTASTAVSSTSVSVSSSSSTASSPSPVIRPTTLVTSTNVTSTFSSQTVATTSVPVTTSPTLATTTTASSAMAFTSSKSQGVIAGPVVTQASSPTNTDYLKSLLLKPKVAQMIVSERPPARDAEPKPSATTVEVTTPSPREEPSTDVKETVVTTPPVVEPPTEKEKPVASSDQLQVKETLPKSQPTQVGALSNDSDLARSPTPQASIPVHVITPTPPSKPTEPEKKTPEIPTPIPATLPRKEEPPALSIPPIGMVVSTSVTVSTTSHTVPSKPEVKPIIADTQPAASKESVVEPAITEAKTLLPGPSEVFISTSSSISTIPVVVTSVELMETTVVTTVCVETSSSTNTSVALPATGQPSFSLAQSAPSLTRPPTTSSPSVKQEEDSEQKPQRITRSMKSTSSQASTPPVPSEKLVLQQEDSNSQTSTGPIKIEGQPTSVEDSLENVHPFRRKVLKVKNIASLDEPYERPRPEKPNPYWEYLNIRKVILERRQNMSVVIPKPPQCFDEYLLYQCSYLLHSSPAKSLIIPMYTPPASLPEEMTDLFVEQEKARHKIRLEHYLEREKLIMSCEQEILRVHCRAARAHANQSVPFSACKILLDEEVYNVPPEQRTEDKPQGRDRFTARQFHSWLQDVDEKYEAAKNCLLLRHHHEATSLQAVQKMEWQLRLQDLGYKDVKSLTDISDFYVPMVTVSEDFDLLPA